The following are encoded in a window of Lampris incognitus isolate fLamInc1 chromosome 15, fLamInc1.hap2, whole genome shotgun sequence genomic DNA:
- the LOC130125195 gene encoding terminal nucleotidyltransferase 5A-like encodes MDEKGKSAAGESISLSVLNWEQVQRLDAILTGSIPIHGRWNFPTLEVKPRDIVKVVRCRMEEKRIHVREVRLNGSAASHVLHEDSGLGWKDLDLIFCAELKGEMEFQMVKDIVLASLLDFLPEGVNKEKITPVTLKEAYVQKMVKVCNDSDRWSLISLSNNRGKNVELKFVDSLRRQFEFSVDSFQIRLDSLLLFYECSEHPMAATFHPTILGESVYGDFPAALDHLRKRLICTRSPEEIRGGGLLKYCHLLVRGFRAASDSEMKLLQRYMCSRFFIDFPEVGEQRRKLESYLQNHFVGLEDRKYDYLATLHNVVQESTVCLMGHERRQTLSLISALALRVLAEQNAIPNAANVTCFYQPAPYVSDGNFSNYFVAQVQPIYSCPPSPPQHYPPPPPHPMYATWLPCN; translated from the exons ATGGACGAAAAGGGGAAATCGGCCGCGGGGGAGAGCATCAGCCTTAGCGTGCTGAACTGGGAGCAAGTGCAGCGCCTGGACGCGATCCTGACCGGCTCCATCCCCATCCACGGCCGCTGGAACTTCCCCACGCTGGAGGTGAAGCCGCGCGACATCGTCAAGGTGGTCCGGTGTCGGATGGAGGAGAAGCGGATCCACGTCCGGGAGGTGCGGCTGAACGGCTCGGCGGCCAGCCACGTCCTGCACGAGGACAGCGGCCTGGGCTGGAAGGATCTGGACTTGATATTCTGCGCTGAACTGAAAGGGGAGATGGAGTTTCAGATGGTGAAGGATATAGTCCTGGCCTCGCTTCTGGACTTCTTACCCGAAGGGGTGAACAAAGAAAAGATCACGCCAGTGACCTTAAAG GAGGCATATGTGCAAAAGATGGTGAAGGTGTGCAATGACTCAGATCGCTGGAGCCTCATCTCGCTCTCCAATAACCGTGGAAAAAACGTGGAGCTCAAGTTTGTTGACTCTCTCCGGCGCCAGTTTGAGTTCAGTGTGGACTCCTTCCAGATCCGCCTGGACTCTCTTCTGCTCTTCTACGAGTGCTCAGAGCACCCCATGGCTGCCACTTTCCACCCCACCATACTCGGCGAGAGCGTCTATGGGGATTTCCCAGCCGCCCTCGACCACCTGCGCAAGCGCCTCATCTGCACGAGGAGTCCCGAAGAGATCCGGGGTGGAGGTCTGCTGAAGTACTGCCATCTGCTGGTGCGGGGTTTCCGCGCGGCCTCCGACTCAGAGATGAAACTGCTGCAGCGCTACATGTGCTCGCGCTTCTTCATCGACTTCCCTGAGGTGGGCGAGCAGCGGCGGAAGCTGGAGTCCTACCTGCAGAACCACTTTGTGGGCCTGGAGGACAGAAAGTATGACTATCTGGCCACGCTCCACAATGTAGTCCAGGAGAGCACTGTATGCCTGATGGGCCACGAGAGGCGGCAGACTCTGAGCCTCATCTCCGCGCTAGCATTACGGGTCCTGGCTGAGCAAAACGCCATCCCCAATGCCGCCAATGTCACTTGCTTCTACCAGCCGGCCCCTTATGTCTCTGATGGCAACTTCAGCAACTACTTTGTGGCACAGGTCCAACCCATCTACTCCTGCCCCCCATCACCTCCCCAGCATTAcccacctcccccaccccaccccatgtaTGCCACCTGGTTGCCCTGTAACTAA